CAGCTTGTCTGCAAACAGACCATCCATGGTGTATCCCACACTGATGTTGTCCATTTTGAAGAAAGATGCATCCTGCACATACATATCTGACCAATACTGTGGGATGGTAAACCCAATCTCCGCAGCACTCTGTCTGATGTTTCCAAAGTATCCGTTGGCAGAGGACTGGTACAAGCTAGAGAGGCTGTTGTCTGCCAGGCCATTGTTGTACACATAGTTGCCGATACTCCACCTTCCCGAAAAAGAGAAATCGATGTTTTTGTAGTTCAACCTAGAGTTGACACCTACCAGAAAATCCGCATTTGGATTTTGGTTGTGGTACTTGTTGTTCTGATTGCTGATGACATCACCACCTTCACCCGAGCGATCTACATAGATCCCCTCGATGGGGTTGCCGTTGGTGTCATACACTTGCTGAAAAGTATAAAAAGCATACGGCGCATGATCTACAGTCAAGATCTGGATCCTATTGTCTGTACCCCCAGCAATCGCTCCTACGAGCACTCCTGGGTCGTTGGGATCGTTCGTTTTGCTCAACTGCGTGATTTCTCTCGTGTTGTAGGTAAAGTTCGTGCCCACAGACCAAGTAAAATCTGCTTTGGAGACAAGGCGACCTGTCAGAGACAACTCCAACCCATTGATATCCATCGACCCGACATTGGTCACGAGGTAGTTGCTCAAATTGCTCCCATCTGCAATCGGAATATTGTTGAGTAGATCATCCGTCGTCTTTTGATAGTATTCGATGCTACCCGAAAGTTTGTCATCCCAAAAGCCGAAATCCAAGCCTATGTTGTAAGTCGTCGTTTCTTCCCACTTGAGGTTGGCATCATATGCCGCTGGACGCAAGGTCTGATAGTATTGGTTGCCAAACTGCACCGATGCACCTGTAGTACTTCGGAGGTACTTGGCGATCGCTGGGTAGTATGGGTCTACCAAATCAGGTGACAAGCCTTGCTGTCCAGTCACCCCGTATCCCAATCTCAATTTCAACATAGAGAGTGACGATACACTCTCAAGGAATGACTCATTGTGGAGGTTCCAGGCAAGTGCTAATGAAGGAAACATCCCCCACTGGTTGTCCCCAATGAATCGAGACGAACCGTCCTGTCTCAAGGTAGCTGTAAGGACGTAGCGGTTGTCATAGTCATAGATCAAACGGCCATAAAACGACACCAAGAAGTTTTCGTCCGAATCCTTCGTATCCTGTACCACTTGCGTACCGTCCGTGTTGCGATCAAAGGTCGTCCCGTCTCTCTCCCAGTGCTGCCAAGAGTATCCACCGATCACATCGATGCTGTGGGCTCCTATTTTCTTGTTGTAATTGAGATAAAACTCCAACAACTCTGAATTGGAATTGCTGGTATAGTCGAGCAAACGACCGTTGTCTCCGGTGTAGTCTCTGTACGTCCAAGTCGTGCCAGGTAGTGCATTGTCTACACCTGTAGTACTCGTACGGTCCATACCCAAATTGAGGTTGGCCTTCAAGTCTGGCAAAAAGTGAAACTTGTAATCCAACTGCACATTACCTATAAAGCGGTTGACATCCGCCGTGTTCTCTCTCAGCTCTAGCATCGCTACTGGGTTGCTGATGAAGGTATTGGCAGGTCCCTCTGGGTCGATGCTACCATCAGGCAGTGTCGTGGTGGTGTAGGCAAAGTAGCCTTCGTATCTGCTGTTGCCGTTGTAGACCGGTTGTGTCGGATCAAAATTGACCGCAGCACCAACTGCTCCCTCATCCCCGAAGTTTGAATTGGCAAACGTCCCTTTGGCATTGACATTGACCTGTAGGTGATTGTCCAACAAACTAGGACTCAAATTGAGCGACACAGAATGTCTGGTCGTAGAAGTCGTCTTGAGGATACCGTTTTGATCGGTAAACCCGTATGACGCACGGAAAGGAATCCCTGCCGCTGCACCAGACACACTCAAATTGTAGTTTTGCGAAACCGCATTTTCAAAAATCTCCTTTTGCCAATCGGTATTCTCTGCGCCCAATTTGGCCACCGCCGCGTCATCGATCCCCGTGAATCCCGCATCATGTAGATCGTTGACCAATGTACGGTACTCATCGCCCGTCAATACATCCACATACTTGGTAGGAGTGCTGACAGACACTTGACTATTCAAGTTCACTTTGAGTTTGCCTGAGT
The DNA window shown above is from Reichenbachiella sp. 5M10 and carries:
- a CDS encoding TonB-dependent receptor, with amino-acid sequence MKKQLLTICFILLGAVTALAQQSVTGTVTAIDEAGGMPGVSVLEKGTTNGTVTNLDGQFSMTLKSEEAVLVFSFVGYETSEVAVAGRSTIDVVLDMDIETLSEIVVIGYGEVEKDDVTGAVATLGDADFNQGVTTSPQDLLTGRMAGVSVTSAGGAPGSASTIRIRGGSSLGGATNDPLIVIDGFPIDDGAVSGLSNPLNTLNPNDIESFTVLKDASAAAIYGSRASNGVILITTKKGNSGKLKVNLNSQVSVSTPTKYVDVLTGDEYRTLVNDLHDAGFTGIDDAAVAKLGAENTDWQKEIFENAVSQNYNLSVSGAAAGIPFRASYGFTDQNGILKTTSTTRHSVSLNLSPSLLDNHLQVNVNAKGTFANSNFGDEGAVGAAVNFDPTQPVYNGNSRYEGYFAYTTTTLPDGSIDPEGPANTFISNPVAMLELRENTADVNRFIGNVQLDYKFHFLPDLKANLNLGMDRTSTTGVDNALPGTTWTYRDYTGDNGRLLDYTSNSNSELLEFYLNYNKKIGAHSIDVIGGYSWQHWERDGTTFDRNTDGTQVVQDTKDSDENFLVSFYGRLIYDYDNRYVLTATLRQDGSSRFIGDNQWGMFPSLALAWNLHNESFLESVSSLSMLKLRLGYGVTGQQGLSPDLVDPYYPAIAKYLRSTTGASVQFGNQYYQTLRPAAYDANLKWEETTTYNIGLDFGFWDDKLSGSIEYYQKTTDDLLNNIPIADGSNLSNYLVTNVGSMDINGLELSLTGRLVSKADFTWSVGTNFTYNTREITQLSKTNDPNDPGVLVGAIAGGTDNRIQILTVDHAPYAFYTFQQVYDTNGNPIEGIYVDRSGEGGDVISNQNNKYHNQNPNADFLVGVNSRLNYKNIDFSFSGRWSIGNYVYNNGLADNSLSSLYQSSANGYFGNIRQSAAEIGFTIPQYWSDMYVQDASFFKMDNISVGYTMDGLFADKLKARLSFTVQNAFVITDYEGMDPEVDGGIDNNIYPRPRTYLVGLNLNF